One genomic window of Kosmotoga olearia TBF 19.5.1 includes the following:
- the ylqF gene encoding ribosome biogenesis GTPase YlqF, translating into MWYPGHIEKAKKNIQKHLKIVDAIVELVDARIPYTSRAYEYEKLFGNKQRILVLNKEDLADPAITSRWQKYFLKGNVPILKINLKSADARRFLTKKVFPLIKSRYAEKRIMIVGIPNVGKSTFINRLKGKKSLVVGNTPGVTRGVQWITVSKQLMVLDTPGILYTRLHSPSIITKLAAVGSLPLEKLDILEAFRDVFTLLTERYGTAVLSGLIDINTDDPFEFLENFTEKRRFLQSRGELNLERGAFAFLRELANGKFGRFSYETPEEIEQLVSQKKEKQ; encoded by the coding sequence TTGTGGTACCCGGGTCATATTGAAAAAGCGAAGAAAAACATTCAGAAACATCTGAAGATTGTCGATGCAATTGTTGAATTGGTAGATGCACGCATTCCATATACAAGTAGAGCATATGAATATGAAAAGCTCTTTGGGAATAAACAAAGAATCCTCGTGCTCAATAAAGAAGACCTCGCCGACCCGGCCATCACCTCCAGATGGCAGAAATACTTTTTAAAAGGTAACGTCCCTATTCTTAAAATCAATCTAAAAAGTGCGGATGCTAGAAGATTCCTTACAAAAAAGGTCTTTCCTCTCATAAAAAGTCGATACGCTGAAAAAAGAATCATGATAGTTGGAATACCAAACGTTGGAAAGTCAACATTCATAAACCGATTAAAGGGAAAGAAGTCTCTCGTTGTTGGAAATACCCCCGGTGTTACCCGGGGAGTTCAATGGATTACCGTCAGTAAGCAACTTATGGTTTTAGATACCCCGGGTATTCTGTACACGCGGCTCCATAGTCCTTCGATAATTACTAAACTCGCCGCAGTCGGTTCCCTTCCGCTGGAAAAACTTGATATTCTGGAAGCTTTCAGGGATGTTTTCACGTTACTTACTGAACGTTATGGAACGGCAGTATTATCCGGTCTTATTGACATAAATACCGATGATCCATTCGAGTTTCTTGAAAATTTCACAGAAAAGAGAAGGTTCCTCCAATCCAGAGGAGAATTGAATCTCGAACGTGGTGCGTTTGCTTTCCTCAGGGAACTTGCTAATGGCAAGTTTGGCCGTTTCTCTTATGAAACCCCTGAAGAAATTGAGCAACTTGTGTCTCAGAAGAAAGAAAAGCAATAA
- a CDS encoding Ldh family oxidoreductase has translation MKVKREKLMNFTADVMKKMGCDDEKARVVAEVLVEADMRGISSHGVARLKRYVNHIKERIIDPNGEPEIIFETPVTLAIDGNNGVGQHIAKFSMEKVIEKAKKYGIGMATVRNSNHYGIAGYYAEMAVKMGLVGISLTNTAPLVVHTFSREALLGTNPIAFAFPTSEKYPILIDMATSVAPRGKLEVYSRLNKKIPKGWAVDETGHTTTDPEKVLSNLKQRKGGGLLPLGGEGEEFSGHKGYGLVLLVELLTSGLSLGSFSYDTYKGKGKITHFFAALDPAIFGNPEKIKEHAMELINSLRSAKKADGKERIYVHGEKEYEKREKSLECGVEIDEPTYYELRKIAENLDIPW, from the coding sequence ATGAAGGTAAAAAGAGAAAAGTTAATGAACTTTACCGCTGATGTGATGAAAAAGATGGGATGCGACGATGAAAAGGCGAGAGTGGTTGCCGAAGTACTCGTTGAAGCAGATATGAGGGGAATATCGTCACACGGAGTAGCAAGGTTAAAACGATACGTAAATCATATAAAAGAAAGGATTATAGATCCGAATGGTGAACCGGAAATAATCTTTGAAACTCCTGTTACTTTAGCTATAGACGGAAACAACGGGGTAGGACAACACATTGCTAAATTTTCAATGGAAAAGGTCATAGAAAAAGCGAAAAAATACGGAATTGGAATGGCAACCGTCCGAAATTCAAACCACTATGGAATAGCTGGATATTACGCTGAAATGGCTGTGAAAATGGGTTTAGTAGGAATATCACTCACCAATACAGCCCCTCTGGTTGTTCATACATTCTCGAGGGAAGCCCTTCTTGGAACAAACCCAATAGCTTTTGCTTTTCCAACAAGTGAAAAATATCCGATACTCATAGATATGGCAACAAGTGTTGCGCCCCGGGGAAAACTGGAAGTGTATTCCAGGTTGAACAAAAAGATTCCGAAAGGCTGGGCCGTAGATGAAACGGGGCATACAACAACAGATCCAGAAAAAGTTCTTTCTAATTTAAAACAGAGAAAAGGCGGAGGACTTCTGCCTTTAGGTGGAGAAGGGGAAGAATTTAGCGGTCATAAAGGTTATGGATTGGTGCTTCTGGTTGAACTTCTGACTTCGGGGTTGTCGCTCGGTTCTTTTAGTTACGATACTTATAAAGGAAAAGGTAAAATAACACACTTTTTTGCCGCACTTGACCCGGCGATTTTCGGCAATCCTGAGAAAATAAAGGAACATGCGATGGAGTTGATAAACAGTTTGAGAAGCGCTAAAAAAGCGGATGGAAAAGAAAGGATTTATGTGCACGGAGAAAAAGAATATGAAAAACGCGAGAAATCACTCGAATGCGGAGTGGAGATTGACGAACCTACATATTATGAATTGAGAAAAATCGCTGAAAATTTAGACATTCCCTGGTAG
- a CDS encoding sensor domain-containing diguanylate cyclase: protein MSGNDHDYRHWRGLLDVLIEGAYIVDKHRKILYWNKAAEKITSYRKDEILGRSCMDNILMHVDEAGNSLCKGDCPLAKTLKDGKIREANVYLHHKDGYRKPVCIRVVPLRNDYGEIHAALELFNDKTPEEALKQRMTELEKLAMFDELTKLPNRRYVEERLEDFMNDFMRHKLRFGVIFMDIDHFKSFNDTYGHVAGDKVLKIVANTLLGASRVSDVVGRWGGEEFVALIKNVNMKTIETIAERYRLLVESSSFELNGESLSVTISIGATLAKQGDTKESIIKRADELMYISKQRGRNRLTIG from the coding sequence ATGTCAGGCAATGATCATGATTACAGGCATTGGAGGGGTTTACTTGATGTACTAATCGAAGGAGCTTATATTGTTGATAAGCACAGAAAAATACTTTACTGGAACAAAGCAGCAGAAAAGATAACCAGCTACCGTAAAGATGAAATTCTGGGAAGATCCTGTATGGATAATATCCTTATGCATGTTGACGAAGCGGGAAATAGTCTTTGTAAAGGAGATTGCCCGCTTGCAAAGACACTTAAAGATGGAAAGATTAGAGAAGCAAACGTGTATCTTCACCACAAAGATGGTTACAGAAAACCTGTATGTATCAGAGTGGTTCCACTCAGAAATGACTATGGCGAAATACACGCCGCCCTAGAGCTCTTCAATGACAAAACACCTGAAGAAGCACTTAAACAGAGAATGACTGAACTTGAAAAACTTGCCATGTTTGATGAATTGACGAAACTTCCAAACAGACGTTACGTTGAAGAAAGATTAGAAGATTTCATGAATGATTTCATGAGGCATAAATTGAGATTCGGTGTAATTTTCATGGATATAGATCATTTCAAAAGTTTTAATGACACCTATGGCCATGTCGCAGGCGACAAAGTATTGAAGATCGTGGCTAATACGCTTCTCGGTGCCTCAAGAGTTTCCGATGTTGTCGGTAGATGGGGTGGTGAAGAATTTGTTGCGCTCATCAAAAACGTTAACATGAAAACTATTGAAACAATAGCTGAGAGATATCGCCTACTTGTTGAGAGCTCCAGTTTCGAACTAAATGGAGAAAGTTTGAGTGTAACCATCTCGATTGGAGCTACCCTTGCAAAACAAGGCGACACAAAAGA
- a CDS encoding ADP-ribosylglycohydrolase family protein has protein sequence MLIFKQVLEAFAVGDAMGMPTEFMTLKMIRNRFGLIDTLIDPSVSLIHKNLKKGQITDDTEQVLYLLETFYEKKGVTVEGTVEGLRRWIEETHADEKGYIGPSSLKALKKIQDGENPEKAGTGGTTCGAAMRVLAPALSVEKGNKEKLKEAIRACSIPTHNTNIALEAAMSLGFGFHTAVMGASFDEILESILEGAKIGREISGNEFVGASTGERIRYALDKISNLHSPEEVMSFIYDVIGTNMESNEVVPAAVSIFAYARDDTWLSIRIGASIGGDTDTIAAISGALSCLYSRGHNIPNEVVEEVLRINNLNLERYAKMVQEMLGGKK, from the coding sequence GTGCTCATTTTTAAGCAAGTTCTTGAAGCCTTTGCAGTCGGAGACGCTATGGGGATGCCCACTGAATTCATGACCTTAAAAATGATACGTAATAGATTTGGTTTGATCGATACATTGATCGACCCTTCAGTTTCTCTTATCCACAAAAACTTGAAAAAAGGGCAGATAACAGATGATACAGAACAGGTGCTTTATCTGCTCGAGACATTTTATGAAAAGAAAGGGGTAACAGTTGAAGGGACAGTCGAAGGACTTCGTCGCTGGATAGAAGAGACCCATGCAGATGAGAAAGGATATATCGGGCCAAGCTCTCTAAAAGCGCTGAAGAAGATACAGGACGGTGAAAATCCTGAAAAAGCAGGTACAGGTGGAACGACATGTGGAGCCGCTATGAGGGTTCTGGCACCGGCACTCAGCGTTGAGAAGGGCAACAAAGAAAAACTCAAAGAAGCTATACGCGCGTGCTCTATTCCCACTCATAATACAAATATAGCTTTAGAAGCAGCCATGAGTCTTGGTTTTGGTTTTCATACCGCTGTTATGGGCGCTTCTTTCGATGAGATACTCGAGTCAATTCTTGAAGGTGCAAAAATAGGCAGAGAGATATCGGGCAATGAGTTTGTGGGAGCATCCACAGGTGAGAGGATAAGATATGCGCTGGATAAAATAAGTAATCTCCATTCACCAGAAGAGGTAATGTCTTTTATATATGATGTTATTGGAACTAATATGGAATCTAATGAAGTGGTTCCCGCAGCAGTATCAATCTTTGCCTACGCAAGAGATGATACGTGGCTTTCAATACGGATTGGTGCTTCTATTGGTGGAGATACCGACACCATAGCAGCGATTTCTGGAGCTCTTTCCTGTCTTTACAGCAGAGGTCACAATATTCCCAACGAAGTCGTCGAAGAGGTACTTCGAATTAACAACCTGAATCTAGAAAGATACGCTAAAATGGTTCAAGAAATGCTTGGGGGTAAAAAATGA
- a CDS encoding D-alanine--D-alanine ligase family protein has product MKVAVVYDLPMSEEDKRMVEAVIRALSKKHDSQPLPIDEKFMETVKEYDFAFNLSTGGGKLSKQVHAPAILDRLGVPFTGSSAIVHAICIDKSITKLILEKSGIPTPRFVKIDDPNNIPEIDFYPAFVKPSCEGSALGISRDSVVKNQKELKKQVEMIMNKFNQPAIVEEFIDGREFTVGIIGNGNDLKVLPILEIDFSNLPEGLEHFYSHRVKHHYGEKTTYICPARLEESQRKKLENYAKRAFKAIGLFDFARIDVRMRVNEFYIIEVNSLPLLVPVYSDLTKMLAPIGWKYEDLVNAILEAAIARYQKSSENSKLNLG; this is encoded by the coding sequence ATGAAAGTCGCGGTTGTTTATGACCTTCCAATGAGTGAGGAAGATAAAAGGATGGTGGAAGCCGTTATCAGGGCTCTTTCTAAGAAGCATGATTCTCAACCTCTTCCAATAGACGAAAAATTTATGGAAACAGTGAAAGAATACGACTTTGCTTTCAACCTCTCAACCGGTGGTGGAAAACTTTCCAAACAGGTTCATGCTCCTGCGATTTTAGATAGGCTTGGAGTACCTTTCACCGGCTCATCGGCGATCGTCCACGCAATATGCATTGATAAAAGCATAACAAAACTGATACTGGAAAAATCCGGTATCCCCACCCCAAGGTTCGTCAAGATAGATGACCCGAATAATATTCCTGAAATAGACTTTTACCCAGCCTTTGTTAAACCCTCCTGCGAAGGAAGTGCTCTTGGCATCTCCAGAGATTCCGTTGTAAAAAACCAGAAGGAATTGAAAAAACAGGTTGAGATGATCATGAACAAATTCAATCAACCTGCGATCGTAGAAGAGTTTATAGACGGAAGAGAATTTACCGTTGGAATTATAGGTAATGGTAATGATTTGAAAGTTTTACCCATACTGGAGATCGATTTTTCAAATCTTCCAGAAGGATTGGAACATTTTTATTCCCACAGGGTGAAACATCATTATGGGGAAAAAACGACCTACATTTGTCCTGCAAGGTTGGAAGAAAGCCAGAGAAAGAAGTTAGAAAATTACGCAAAAAGAGCCTTTAAAGCTATAGGTCTCTTTGATTTTGCACGGATCGATGTTAGAATGCGAGTTAACGAATTTTATATAATCGAAGTTAATTCACTACCGCTTCTTGTTCCTGTTTATTCAGACCTGACGAAAATGCTTGCACCTATTGGCTGGAAGTACGAGGATCTTGTTAACGCAATTCTTGAGGCAGCGATTGCACGATACCAGAAGTCTTCTGAAAACTCAAAACTCAATCTCGGATAA
- a CDS encoding MBL fold metallo-hydrolase, whose protein sequence is MKIWILINDKAKAGFESEHGFSALIEFRDKKIIFDTGQSDVFLKNARKLGLDLRNIDAVVISHGHYDHGNGLESLLRETGPKRIFIGNGFFNHKYGGGKYIGLEHTIDYYEKLGGKFQTIEKDSEIFDGIQLLTAVPMVSFEQPEKRFKVEDESKKLKRDFFEEELYLSLESPEGTIIITGCSHRGIINIMSHLSKDKKIKAIVGGFHLIKKTDEELYKIAESLKAFQFESLYPCHCTGNKAIKILKEIFNSQVNECLSGGFIEIR, encoded by the coding sequence TTGAAAATATGGATTCTAATAAATGATAAGGCTAAAGCCGGATTTGAATCGGAACATGGATTCAGTGCCTTGATTGAATTCAGAGACAAAAAAATTATCTTCGACACCGGTCAAAGTGATGTCTTTCTCAAAAATGCCAGAAAACTTGGATTGGATCTTAGAAACATAGATGCTGTGGTTATAAGTCACGGACACTATGATCATGGAAATGGGTTGGAATCATTATTGAGGGAAACCGGTCCCAAGCGGATTTTCATTGGAAATGGATTCTTCAACCATAAATACGGCGGAGGGAAGTACATAGGTCTCGAACACACCATAGATTATTACGAAAAGCTGGGCGGTAAGTTTCAAACGATAGAAAAGGATTCTGAAATCTTCGATGGTATTCAGCTTTTAACAGCTGTACCTATGGTGAGTTTTGAACAACCAGAAAAGAGATTTAAAGTTGAAGATGAATCGAAAAAATTAAAACGGGATTTTTTTGAAGAAGAGCTATATCTCTCTCTTGAATCTCCAGAAGGCACAATTATAATCACCGGGTGTTCCCATCGTGGAATAATAAACATAATGTCGCATTTGTCTAAAGACAAAAAGATAAAAGCGATCGTTGGAGGATTTCATCTAATAAAGAAAACAGACGAAGAACTTTATAAGATTGCGGAATCTCTAAAAGCCTTCCAGTTTGAAAGTCTTTATCCGTGCCATTGTACAGGTAATAAAGCTATTAAAATCCTGAAAGAGATTTTCAACTCACAAGTCAACGAATGCCTTTCTGGCGGGTTTATCGAAATTCGATAA
- a CDS encoding MFS transporter produces the protein MIVISLGIISVGVIFGIFNLILIPYLSAQFGSQSIPGQLISLGMLSTIFLSPLLGFLSDRIRKRTPFIFAITLMASLGIIGLTLHSLVLKGISAVILVASAYSFLTPYSALVSDYSTIESKDRNYGFVTGVMSLSTFITSLFIRAIYDSKPNLTFLVLGVVVLISIAPTMIYTKKHPVKFSEFEAGQKNSNSFNVLRKYPGLLAYFIMEFGLWFALGGLFPYLTSFLNSEASMNIGTASAWIGASTFFSGIVSFATGKFSKIIGQKRLFIISLTTITSFSAVIALFYHSILTASATSVFAIACFIALSIATGFLYSLNSSILSTMVSEIDQGKVFGINSVIVVISQSISVSLIGSVIDSRGYQWMFVVISLSLVLANISAFYISSFPIGKNKKNQTVSS, from the coding sequence ATGATAGTAATCTCTCTGGGAATAATCAGTGTAGGTGTTATATTTGGGATATTCAATTTGATACTCATTCCCTATCTTTCCGCGCAATTTGGCTCACAATCCATACCCGGACAGCTTATTTCTCTGGGAATGCTTTCAACGATTTTTCTAAGCCCATTGCTAGGCTTTCTCAGCGATAGGATCAGGAAGAGAACGCCTTTTATTTTTGCCATAACGTTGATGGCATCACTGGGAATAATTGGGTTGACATTACACTCGCTGGTGTTAAAAGGAATATCAGCGGTTATCCTTGTAGCCAGTGCTTACAGTTTTTTAACTCCTTATTCCGCACTGGTAAGTGACTATAGCACCATCGAAAGCAAAGATAGAAATTATGGCTTTGTGACAGGAGTAATGAGCCTTTCCACTTTCATCACATCGTTGTTTATAAGAGCTATCTATGATTCTAAACCAAATCTGACTTTCCTGGTTTTGGGAGTAGTTGTGTTGATTTCTATAGCCCCCACGATGATATACACCAAAAAGCACCCTGTAAAGTTCTCGGAATTTGAAGCAGGACAAAAGAACAGCAATTCTTTCAATGTTCTCAGAAAATATCCAGGACTACTGGCTTATTTCATAATGGAATTTGGGTTATGGTTCGCCCTTGGAGGGCTTTTCCCTTATTTAACCTCTTTTTTGAATTCTGAGGCAAGCATGAATATAGGGACGGCCTCAGCATGGATTGGAGCTTCCACCTTTTTTAGTGGTATCGTATCTTTCGCTACCGGAAAGTTCAGCAAAATAATCGGGCAAAAAAGGCTGTTTATAATTTCGTTAACTACAATCACTTCGTTTTCAGCGGTTATAGCGCTTTTCTATCACTCCATTTTAACTGCCTCTGCAACATCAGTGTTTGCAATAGCATGCTTCATCGCGTTGAGCATAGCAACAGGTTTTTTATACTCCTTAAATTCCTCTATACTCTCAACTATGGTTTCTGAAATCGATCAAGGAAAAGTATTTGGGATAAACAGCGTAATTGTGGTTATTTCCCAATCTATCTCTGTAAGTCTGATCGGTAGTGTAATCGACAGCAGAGGGTATCAATGGATGTTTGTGGTCATTTCTCTCAGCCTTGTTTTGGCTAACATCAGTGCATTTTATATATCATCTTTTCCAATTGGTAAGAATAAGAAAAATCAAACTGTAAGCTCCTGA
- a CDS encoding patatin-like phospholipase family protein, which produces MKKMGEKKSRKFLVLSGGGARGAAHVGVIRALEERGFVPDAIIGVSIGAVVGAGYAVLKDAELLWDYSVKIYKRAAKFFPFNFSSVSYGRNRFLVKISCSYMTKKSSVLPSKLYFRVFRKYLGKLHFEDLQIEFHCVSTDLKAGKIILHSSGKLFQALQASMAIPGIFPPVVLENSIMADGGTLNNLPADIARDLGADYVVAVDLSGKSYPITIPETSNALLNAMNLICENRILSFLRKEADFIIRPPVQDIDSLDFSRCLEIMEKSYEHTLNLTLPEEMFEREYTSVGSVFKG; this is translated from the coding sequence ATGAAAAAAATGGGAGAGAAGAAATCTCGTAAATTTCTTGTACTGAGTGGTGGAGGTGCAAGAGGTGCCGCGCACGTTGGCGTGATTCGTGCTCTTGAGGAAAGAGGATTTGTTCCTGATGCGATAATTGGTGTGAGTATAGGTGCCGTCGTCGGAGCTGGATATGCTGTCCTGAAAGATGCAGAACTTCTCTGGGACTATTCGGTGAAAATCTACAAGCGCGCCGCTAAGTTTTTTCCTTTTAATTTTTCTTCAGTCTCCTATGGTCGCAATCGTTTTCTTGTGAAGATAAGCTGTTCCTACATGACAAAGAAATCTTCTGTTTTACCATCAAAATTGTATTTCAGGGTTTTCCGGAAATATCTTGGCAAACTACACTTTGAAGATTTACAGATTGAGTTTCACTGCGTATCTACCGATCTAAAAGCCGGAAAAATTATCCTTCATTCTTCAGGGAAGCTTTTTCAGGCACTTCAAGCGTCAATGGCAATCCCCGGAATCTTCCCTCCGGTCGTACTTGAAAACAGCATCATGGCTGATGGCGGTACGCTGAACAATCTACCGGCAGATATTGCAAGAGACCTTGGGGCTGATTATGTGGTTGCGGTTGATTTATCTGGAAAAAGCTATCCAATTACCATCCCCGAAACTTCAAACGCTTTGTTGAACGCGATGAATCTTATATGCGAGAACAGAATTCTTTCTTTTTTAAGGAAAGAAGCAGATTTTATAATTCGTCCACCTGTCCAAGATATAGATAGTCTCGATTTCAGCCGTTGTCTTGAGATCATGGAGAAGAGCTACGAACATACCCTTAATCTCACACTTCCTGAGGAGATGTTCGAACGAGAATACACGTCGGTGGGTTCTGTCTTCAAGGGTTAG
- a CDS encoding NAD/NADP-dependent octopine/nopaline dehydrogenase family protein, with amino-acid sequence MKICVVGAGNGGQAIAAYLAMHGHDVALFNRSRKRISGILYARKIRIEGESSGVATLSYVGTNIEKAIEGRKLIMVVVPAFAHASVAKRVAPYLEDGQVIVLNPGRTGGALEFRRVLDEMNVKKDIVIAEAQTFVFASRITGPGTVKIFKIKNAVPVAALPASKNDLLFETLPKVLPEFVVSPNVLYTSFNNIGAVFHPGALLMNAGWVESRHGNFQFYLEGISPSVARVLEKIDEERCQIARALGAEPMTAVEWIDFAYDVQGIDLYDAIHNNEGYQGIAAPVSLSNRYILEDVPMSLVPISSFGKYLGIPTPAIDSIVNIANFALRRNFWKDGRTVEHLGLANMTVDQIWNFVENGRDT; translated from the coding sequence ATGAAAATCTGCGTTGTTGGCGCTGGCAATGGTGGACAGGCTATCGCCGCTTATCTCGCAATGCATGGACATGACGTTGCTCTTTTTAATCGAAGCCGGAAAAGAATATCCGGAATTCTCTATGCACGAAAGATCAGAATAGAGGGCGAATCCAGTGGCGTTGCTACGCTAAGTTACGTTGGAACAAACATCGAAAAAGCAATAGAAGGAAGAAAATTAATTATGGTGGTAGTTCCCGCTTTTGCGCATGCTTCCGTTGCTAAAAGAGTCGCTCCATATCTTGAAGATGGTCAGGTCATTGTCCTTAATCCTGGCAGAACCGGTGGTGCACTGGAGTTTAGAAGAGTATTAGACGAGATGAATGTCAAGAAAGATATCGTTATTGCCGAAGCTCAAACCTTTGTTTTCGCCTCAAGAATCACGGGGCCGGGAACAGTAAAGATATTTAAAATTAAAAATGCTGTTCCTGTTGCCGCATTACCTGCGTCTAAAAACGATCTACTTTTCGAAACTCTACCTAAAGTGCTTCCTGAATTCGTGGTTTCTCCGAATGTTCTTTACACTAGTTTCAACAACATAGGAGCCGTATTCCACCCCGGAGCACTTTTGATGAACGCTGGTTGGGTAGAATCAAGGCATGGAAATTTCCAGTTTTACCTTGAGGGAATAAGCCCTTCGGTGGCAAGAGTTCTGGAAAAAATCGATGAGGAACGTTGCCAGATAGCCCGTGCACTCGGGGCAGAACCGATGACGGCTGTTGAATGGATCGATTTCGCCTACGACGTCCAGGGTATCGATCTGTACGACGCAATTCATAACAATGAAGGATATCAGGGAATAGCTGCACCCGTTAGTCTTTCTAATAGGTACATTCTCGAAGATGTACCCATGAGTCTCGTGCCTATAAGCTCTTTCGGAAAGTACCTCGGTATTCCGACACCAGCTATCGATTCGATTGTCAACATCGCTAATTTTGCGCTCAGAAGAAATTTCTGGAAAGACGGAAGAACGGTTGAGCACCTTGGACTTGCCAATATGACCGTGGATCAGATATGGAACTTTGTTGAGAACGGGAGAGATACATGA
- a CDS encoding methionine synthase, with product MMSKKKIIAGALGSDVHVAGVLNFLDLANKEGYDTVYLGGAVPLEKFIGGIIETDPDIVAISYRLDSDALRNLLKEFEMEIKRYGLQNKIYIFGGTVETAKVAREFSFISKVFDGSMSIDQIAMFLRGKRDEKEDEIPPQTLTERIKYKSPYPLIRHHIGLPTLQETEREIEKLAESGLLDIISLAPDQNAQQFFFTPEEMDPAQDGAGGAPFRTRDDFTRMYQASRRGNYPLLRCYSGTRNLIKFSALLHETIHNAWAAIPLTWYSDLDRRSDRPLLEAIKENQEAIRWNASMGIPVEINESHQWALRYCHGAVEVATAYIAAYNAKKLGVKYYIAQYMFNTPPEISPKMDTAKMLAKKELIESLHDNDFISYRMVRTGLMSFPADPYMAMGQLVSSMFTAAYLKPHIIHVVAYSEAIKRATSKEIIESVKMVKKAYLEAMKGLPDFEADPVVKERKEQLKEEAMLIVRAIESLGKDSDNPLIDPEVIQAAIKTGILDAPGLKKMSVACGKLRTRAINGAYYAVNEKGKPISEAQRLKSLGFEV from the coding sequence ATGATGTCGAAAAAGAAAATAATCGCAGGTGCCCTTGGAAGCGATGTTCATGTAGCCGGTGTGCTCAATTTTCTCGATTTAGCAAACAAAGAAGGATATGACACGGTATACCTTGGGGGGGCTGTACCACTGGAAAAATTCATTGGGGGAATAATCGAAACTGACCCAGATATTGTGGCAATAAGCTACCGTCTCGATTCGGATGCCCTTCGGAATCTTTTGAAGGAATTTGAGATGGAAATAAAAAGGTACGGTCTTCAAAATAAAATATACATCTTCGGTGGAACTGTAGAAACAGCAAAAGTAGCACGGGAGTTTTCTTTTATCTCCAAAGTTTTTGATGGAAGCATGAGCATTGATCAGATAGCGATGTTCTTAAGAGGAAAGCGTGATGAAAAAGAAGATGAGATACCTCCTCAGACCCTTACTGAACGAATAAAGTACAAATCCCCTTACCCGTTGATAAGACACCACATAGGCCTCCCCACACTCCAAGAAACAGAAAGAGAAATAGAAAAATTAGCGGAATCCGGTTTGCTCGATATCATTTCACTCGCACCAGATCAAAACGCCCAGCAATTCTTTTTCACGCCCGAAGAGATGGATCCAGCACAGGATGGCGCTGGCGGTGCTCCTTTTAGAACTCGCGATGATTTTACACGCATGTACCAGGCAAGTAGAAGGGGAAACTATCCTCTTTTACGTTGCTATTCAGGAACCAGAAATTTGATCAAATTCTCCGCTTTGCTACACGAAACGATACACAATGCCTGGGCAGCGATACCCCTCACATGGTATTCCGACCTTGACAGGCGTTCCGATAGACCCCTCCTTGAAGCTATAAAGGAAAACCAGGAAGCAATTCGCTGGAACGCTTCCATGGGAATACCCGTAGAGATAAATGAATCCCATCAATGGGCATTGAGATACTGTCACGGTGCCGTGGAAGTTGCCACAGCGTACATCGCAGCTTACAATGCAAAAAAGCTTGGAGTAAAGTACTACATTGCACAGTATATGTTCAATACTCCCCCCGAGATATCACCAAAGATGGATACAGCAAAAATGCTGGCAAAAAAAGAGCTTATCGAATCACTTCATGACAATGATTTCATCTCGTATCGCATGGTGAGAACAGGATTGATGTCTTTTCCCGCCGATCCGTATATGGCGATGGGACAGCTCGTTTCTTCCATGTTCACCGCAGCATATCTGAAACCCCATATAATTCACGTGGTTGCCTACTCTGAAGCCATAAAAAGGGCTACTTCAAAAGAAATAATTGAAAGCGTCAAAATGGTGAAAAAAGCGTATCTCGAGGCAATGAAAGGATTGCCGGATTTCGAAGCAGATCCAGTTGTTAAGGAAAGAAAGGAACAGTTAAAGGAAGAAGCAATGCTTATCGTTAGAGCGATAGAAAGCCTTGGCAAAGATTCAGACAATCCTTTAATCGATCCAGAAGTCATCCAGGCCGCTATAAAAACAGGCATACTCGATGCACCGGGACTTAAAAAAATGTCAGTCGCCTGTGGAAAGCTTCGTACAAGAGCAATAAATGGTGCTTATTACGCTGTGAATGAAAAGGGAAAACCGATTTCCGAAGCTCAAAGACTTAAGTCGCTGGGATTTGAAGTATGA